The genomic segment AGTTTTTGCAACGTTAGCGTGCAACTATTTCCACTACATACACCCAACTGTGTCCAAAGTCGACACCGTAAACTTCTCTATCTACAGAAAATCTCGAGTCTTGTGATTTGGTTGCTCAAACAGAACAAGATCCAGAAATTTATGCTAGACGTAGGAAAACGCACGCTTCTAACTGCTGAAACGAATAgagaaattaaacaaaaaaaaaaaataaaaaaaatactgaaacaGCACTGTCTTGTCActaaacctatagaaaaaaactTCAGCCGCTTGAATCAGCTGTGTCTTCCCTAGTTATGGAAATGCTCGATGCAGAATCATCCGCGAGTTCCCGTGACACACTTCGTTGAAGCATCACCTTCCTCTTTCTTCTGGTCTGGCTCCATCTTCTGACCGATTCGGACACATCACTTTCTTCTCGAGCCTTCTCTTGTGGTTCTTCCGGTGCTTCTACTGTTAAATCCACATCAGCGGTAGTCATAAAGCTTGTCGCTATCCCTGGAAAGATGAGCGGTCTACACCAGTTGAGTAGAATTAGGAGCATAGTGACATACAAATACATCGAGGTCCAGACAGAAAATGTCCATTTCCACTTGTAAACCAAGTTTTTATACCAAGGAGGCTGCGATTGCAATATGATCTCTGACTGATAAAGTTGAGGCAGGGCCAAAGTTCCAGCTCGAGGCATCATAGTTATTCTGATTGCTTCTGTCCTTGGAAGACTTTCCGTGTGCTTTAACATTGGAACGATAATCCTCTGCGTTTCGGCTGTAAGTCCAAGTACTAAGGGCACACTCATCATAAATTCTCGCATTAGCCGGATTGGCAGGCTTCTGAATCGCAACATACATGGATGACTTGACCTTGCCATTACCAGCCCCTCTTTTGATAATGATTCTGCAACCAACTGATAAAagaggttatgaatacctaaagtAATGTtaacctttttttcttctttccattTTCCTATTATTAACCAAATAGACACAGAAACAAGAACAGCAAAACATCTAATGTAACGAGAATACAGAATTGGAGCAGcctatagagaaaaaaaaaaaagggactaTAACACGAGTATATGACCTCGATACGTGCTCTTAATTAGAACAACTTAAATCTTTCTTAAGAATTACTGTTGTATAATACGTTACTTACCATTTTTATCGATCAGTAGAAAGTTCCTAAATTACAAGATTGATATATCTTCCCCATATCAAAACACATCATTCATGAATCATTTcaacatttatggattttgaATCTCACCTTTTCTCAGTGACTATTGGTGCCATCCCTTTATATATACTAGTAAAGTAAGTACACTTATTTCTTTCTAGGTTATAAAGAGGCGCGAATCTAAGATTTAAATCATGGGCgcaccacaaaaaaaaaaaaaagaaggaaaaattgtATTAATTAAATGGGACTATTGATCTCTAGTCCTCTAAATAACACAACATTTAAAAACCAAGTGCACCGTTTAGCCCTCTTATAAGATAGGCTATTGATGATGTTATAATtggacagaataagcaaaccGCAAACAAAAGAACAGATTTTACGTGGAAAACTTGCGGAGAAAAACCACGGGCATTCACTGTGAAGGAGAGGAATACAAGGTGTAGGCAATAGTCTCAATTTCGTGTATTTAAAACGAAACAGCCCACTATAATAAGTGGGTACGAATAGATCCTAAGCCCAAAAACATAGGCCCGatcctacgctaccaccacaaaccccacaaaaatcacaaacttaGGTCGCACCCTGAACTTTTCAGGGCCGGATCATCAACAAAATTAGCGTCACAAACTTTAACAGATGATAATATCAAGTTTGTATTATGTTAGTAACAAACTGAATGGGGGGTATAACCATTAAGAAGAAGGTCACTAGTGAATAGAAATGTAACACTTCTACCTGAAAAACACCAATGTCTCTATTAAAACCAGATTCAGGCATGAGTAGAAACAAAGAAACATACATTGTATGCCCAACAGGCACACCAATACTTCTATGATCATTACGATTATAACCTTCCATTCTTCCACCAAAAGAAAATACAGCCTTTggatgaacatctgcataatcaAAATATAGCTCCTCTCTCAAAACCACAGGCTCTTCCATCCACATCCTCACAAACCCAAATCCCAAAATCCCAGACACAATCAACAACGTTGTCAAAATCATACAAACATAAGCAGCCCCGAGAATTCCAACCCCAAATTTCTTTAGAAGAAGGGTACCTCCATCAACTAACTTTGAAGGGACTGTAGCTACAGCATTTACAGCTACAGTGACTTTCTTTTCAGTTTCTTGTTCAGGAGGGAGCAAGTTGTAGTACTCAGAATTAGCAAAAGAGAGGATGTAGAAAATGGGTGAAACTAGAGAAATTAAGATAGTAGTCATGATCTCTGCTTGTAAAGATATCATTTTTGAGAACCAACTTGATGTGTTTTGCATGGCTAAATTATTGTTTTTCAGTTCATCTTCATTGTCATCAACATATTCTTTCTCCTCAAGCTCATCTTTTTCTTCCATGGGAATGTTGGAAATTTCTCCAATGTCAATTACTTTCACTTGGTTGTTTGGGTGACAAATTTTATGCAACATGTCCAGGTGTGAAGTGTACAGGTAAGAAGGTGAGAAAAGTGGCAGCAAGCTTAGCTCAAGAGTTGACAGGTGTTCTTAGAAAAAACCCACATaaattaatcattttttatttctttttttttttttttgattttttcatccATGTTCGGTATCCACATTAGAACCCGACTAATTCGAATCACAACTATCCATATTAGAGCCCGACTAATTCGAATCGCATGTTGCAGGAACCATTAAGAGGTAGCTCTCCCAACACCCAAGACTCAAATTCGAAACTTTTGATTAAGGATGAAGAAGTTTAACCAATAGTTTTTTCTATTTGGAATCTAGGTGGAGAACTTTTTGGAATTTCggtaaaaggaaatctatttttttttgtagaaggAAAGATTTTCTCCAAATTCGTTTTTGATCGGAACACGTCATTTATAATTAACAATTgagattaaattaattataataaaattttaattataattagtGTACGAGTCAAAACTTAAACTTGACAGATGAATGTATTATGAGATATTGAAGACAGATCATACATGACACAACTAAGACGATATCAACATCATATAAGCTTATCCAATATTACAATATACATTCCCAAATGATTTGAACCTATAAGTCTTGTTGATCTGATAACAAAATTGAAAGCATCCGACATGAGTCAAGTTAAGCTCAAGAGTAATCATTTTCGAATAGTGTGAGATTCTCTTCAGCAATCACACAATTTtatccaaaacaaaaacaacGTGGACAGTTAATATGAGGGCCTTAGCCCTCattgattttagattttgaggGATTAAGTCGGATTGACTCATCATTTAGCATGcctaatatatttttatgtgagcTACGGACCGCATCATGCAAAATCACTTCTTTTAAAAGTATATTCATAAATTAAATAATcctaataataaattaaataatttgattttctccttttttattttcactttatttttctcttttctatttctgtactttttttttccttttttctttttttttttttttcatttgaagataattatctccatgatcttcaagatttcaaaataaaacatcattactgtctttcactcttttatatctctatttttttcttgttagtttttttcatcttatttttttatcattttattttgatttttttttctttccactttcttTTATCTgttctatttctttcttctttttttttttttccttttttcattatttttgctttctcatatctttttttccttttctattttagttgtcatcttcttttttatattttttttcttttatttttacatttctatttctctttcttcttttttttttcttttttatctaacttttattttgaaaagacaaatatgtatattacatacacatattaaaaaaaatacaaaattcataaccatacagatctggatatatatttacgaaatacatatcatattcatattaaactgtaacaaacataactatactatgtaacttcatatgtatttgcgaaacacaaaggtgactcatataaaataaaaatataaatatggatTAGGtgtgtattctgtaaatacatatgtagagctatatgtattttatacggtgttgaatttttctttgaattgtaCATGCTATGTTATTTTAGAgga from the Capsicum annuum cultivar UCD-10X-F1 unplaced genomic scaffold, UCD10Xv1.1 ctg78603, whole genome shotgun sequence genome contains:
- the LOC107845743 gene encoding seipin-1 encodes the protein MLHKICHPNNQVKVIDIGEISNIPMEEKDELEEKEYVDDNEDELKNNNLAMQNTSSWFSKMISLQAEIMTTILISLVSPIFYILSFANSEYYNLLPPEQETEKKVTVAVNAVATVPSKLVDGGTLLLKKFGVGILGAAYVCMILTTLLIVSGILGFGFVRMWMEEPVVLREELYFDYADVHPKAVFSFGGRMEGYNRNDHRSIGVPVGHTMYVSLFLLMPESGFNRDIGVFQLVAESLSKEGLVMARSSHPCMLRFRSLPIRLMREFMMSVPLVLGLTAETQRIIVPMLKHTESLPRTEAIRITMMPRAGTLALPQLYQSEIILQSQPPWYKNLVYKWKWTFSVWTSMYLYVTMLLILLNWCRPLIFPGIATSFMTTADVDLTVEAPEEPQEKAREESDVSESVRRWSQTRRKRKVMLQRSVSRELADDSASSISITREDTADSSG